The proteins below come from a single Aegilops tauschii subsp. strangulata cultivar AL8/78 chromosome 6, Aet v6.0, whole genome shotgun sequence genomic window:
- the LOC109740981 gene encoding uncharacterized protein isoform X1, translating to MDPDVPDGIQDAQDEYIQQVDANGLHDDQGAQERGQVEQPEGDEPFQHIPRGLRNDSGARVFPRKLCKPTYITRLSFKRWNKTVKKFSDIQLGHVTKYKMEALLHMPNKLKIPMNLLEWIDQHMFGSKEPCFKHKNKVIKITNDMVNKIFDFPGGTEPFIFSSDDPQVKAEVLELRNKYVDHRNKMPINKIEEVMLSDETEDGFIRSFTFYFLSSILCPASYCFGNMKFLYSLRDVSAIPSLDFGKLALDFMREELERHFEMIMNRPTIEEMNKSSYIRGCLPIWGIIYLDFVDFDFIENHQSTVDYSLPRISHVKTEDFKYLAMVDRNYESRKNYGVLPLRNISRTPYANEAPINNAPDAAGVFNSVPYAEVNNANSVAKF from the exons CACAAGAACGAGGCCAAGTTGAACAACCAGAAGGGGACGAACCATTTCAACATATTCCAAGAGGTCTTCGCAATGACTCAGGTG CCCGAGTGTTCCCTAGGAAGTTGTGCAAGCCTACATACATTACCAGACTGTCTTTCAAGCGTTGGAACAAAACTGTTAAGAAGTTTAGTGACATTCAGCTAGGTCATGTGACAAAGTACAAAATGGAAGCTCTGCTTCATATGCCAAACAAACTTAAAATTCCAATGAATCTGCTTGAATGGATAGATCAGCATATGTTTGGAAGTAAAGAGCCATGTTTCAAGCATAAGAATAAAGTTATCAAGATTACTAATGATATGGTCAACAAAATTTTCGATTTCCCTGGTGGCACCGAGCCTTTTATATTCAGTAGTGATGATCCCCAAGTGAAGGCAGAGGTTTTAGAGTTAAGGAACAAGTATGTTGATCATCGGAACAAAATGCCAATCAACAAAATAGAGGAGGTGATGCTTAGTGACGAGACAGAAGATGGTTTTATCAGGAGCTTCACATTTTATTTCCTATCATCTATCTTGTGCCCTGCATCATACTGCTTTGGCAACATGAAGTTCTTGTACTCTCTAAGAGATGTTTCTGCTATCCCTTCACTTGACTTTGGGAAATTGGCACTGGATTTCATGCGTGAGGAATTAGAGCGTCACTTTGAAATGATCATGAACAGGCCAACTATTGAGGAAATGAACAAGTCTTCATATATTAGGGGATGTCTTCCTATTTGGGGA ATCATTTATCTGGATTTTGTTGATTTTGATTTTATTGAGAATCACCAGTCAACTGTGGATTACTCTCTTCCTCGGATATctcatgtgaagactgaagattTCAAGTATCTTGCAATGGTTGATAGGAATTATGAGTCTAGGAAAAATTACGGGGTTTTACCG CTGCGCAACATATCACGCACCCCATATGCCAATGAGGCGCCTATTAATAATGCTCCTGATGCTGCTGGTGTGTTTAATTCAGTTCCTTATGCGGAG GTCAACAATGCCAATAGTGTTGCGAAGTTCTAA
- the LOC109740981 gene encoding uncharacterized protein isoform X2 — protein sequence MDPDVPDGIQDAQDEYIQQVDANGLHDDQGAQERGQVEQPEGDEPFQHIPRGLRNDSARVFPRKLCKPTYITRLSFKRWNKTVKKFSDIQLGHVTKYKMEALLHMPNKLKIPMNLLEWIDQHMFGSKEPCFKHKNKVIKITNDMVNKIFDFPGGTEPFIFSSDDPQVKAEVLELRNKYVDHRNKMPINKIEEVMLSDETEDGFIRSFTFYFLSSILCPASYCFGNMKFLYSLRDVSAIPSLDFGKLALDFMREELERHFEMIMNRPTIEEMNKSSYIRGCLPIWGIIYLDFVDFDFIENHQSTVDYSLPRISHVKTEDFKYLAMVDRNYESRKNYGVLPLRNISRTPYANEAPINNAPDAAGVFNSVPYAEVNNANSVAKF from the exons CACAAGAACGAGGCCAAGTTGAACAACCAGAAGGGGACGAACCATTTCAACATATTCCAAGAGGTCTTCGCAATGACTCAG CCCGAGTGTTCCCTAGGAAGTTGTGCAAGCCTACATACATTACCAGACTGTCTTTCAAGCGTTGGAACAAAACTGTTAAGAAGTTTAGTGACATTCAGCTAGGTCATGTGACAAAGTACAAAATGGAAGCTCTGCTTCATATGCCAAACAAACTTAAAATTCCAATGAATCTGCTTGAATGGATAGATCAGCATATGTTTGGAAGTAAAGAGCCATGTTTCAAGCATAAGAATAAAGTTATCAAGATTACTAATGATATGGTCAACAAAATTTTCGATTTCCCTGGTGGCACCGAGCCTTTTATATTCAGTAGTGATGATCCCCAAGTGAAGGCAGAGGTTTTAGAGTTAAGGAACAAGTATGTTGATCATCGGAACAAAATGCCAATCAACAAAATAGAGGAGGTGATGCTTAGTGACGAGACAGAAGATGGTTTTATCAGGAGCTTCACATTTTATTTCCTATCATCTATCTTGTGCCCTGCATCATACTGCTTTGGCAACATGAAGTTCTTGTACTCTCTAAGAGATGTTTCTGCTATCCCTTCACTTGACTTTGGGAAATTGGCACTGGATTTCATGCGTGAGGAATTAGAGCGTCACTTTGAAATGATCATGAACAGGCCAACTATTGAGGAAATGAACAAGTCTTCATATATTAGGGGATGTCTTCCTATTTGGGGA ATCATTTATCTGGATTTTGTTGATTTTGATTTTATTGAGAATCACCAGTCAACTGTGGATTACTCTCTTCCTCGGATATctcatgtgaagactgaagattTCAAGTATCTTGCAATGGTTGATAGGAATTATGAGTCTAGGAAAAATTACGGGGTTTTACCG CTGCGCAACATATCACGCACCCCATATGCCAATGAGGCGCCTATTAATAATGCTCCTGATGCTGCTGGTGTGTTTAATTCAGTTCCTTATGCGGAG GTCAACAATGCCAATAGTGTTGCGAAGTTCTAA